One window from the genome of Toxotes jaculatrix isolate fToxJac2 chromosome 17, fToxJac2.pri, whole genome shotgun sequence encodes:
- the setd3 gene encoding actin-histidine N-methyltransferase: MGKKSRVKTQKSGLGASAVVSPKEMMNLISELLQKCSSAAPSAGKEWEEYVQIRGLVEKIRKKQKGMSVVFEGSREDYFPDLMSWAQENGASCDGFTVTNFGTEGYGLRATRDVKAEELFLWIPRKMLMTVESAQNSALGPLYSQDRILQAMGNVTLALHLLCERANPTSPWLPYIRTLPQEYDTPLYYQQDEVQLLLGTQAVQDVLSQYKNTARQYAYFYKLVQTHPAASKLALKDSFTFDDYRWAVSSVMTRQNQIPTEDGSRVTLALIPLWDMCNHTNGLITTGYNLEDDRCECVALQDYKENDQIYIFYGTRSNAEFVIHNGFFFQDNAHDRVKIKLGVSKSERLYAMKAEVLARAGIPASCVFALHCNEPPISAQLLAFLRVFCMTEEELKDYLLGDRAINKIFTLGNSEFPVSWENEIKLWTFLETRAALLLKTYKTTSEEDRSMLEKPDLSVHSRVAIQLRLAEKQILEKVSASGRAKRLHFQKKLEEGAPLPHYEESDIALLENTNADAKLPIILRKLEEVEEGQEIEVEEHSHLLNGEKVMYGMEANGETVQEKVSRDVRSALDSTGSADQKGQREVADRSASRTEENPKERSE; encoded by the exons ATGGGAAAGAAGAGTCGGGTGAAGACTCAGAAGTCGGGCTTGGGAGCCAGTGCTGTGGTTTCCCCCAAGGAGATGATGAACCTCATTTCTGAACTGCTTCAGA AATGTAGCAGTGCAGCACCCTCTGCTGGTAAAGAGTGGGAGGAGTACGTCCAGATCAGAGGCTTGGTGGAGAAGATCCGTAAAAAACAAAAGG gaATGTCAGTAGTGtttgagggcagcagagaggacTACTTCCCAGACCTGATGTCCTGGGCTCAGGAAAACGGAGCTTCCTGTGACGGCTTCACTGTGACCAACTTTGGTACAGAGGGCTACGGCCTGCGAGCCACCAGAGACGTCAAG GCAGAGGAGCTATTCCTGTGGATTCCCAGGAAGATGCTGATGACAGTGGAGTCGGCCCAGAACTCTGCATTAG GTCCTCTGTATAGCCAGGACCGGATCCTgcaggccatgggcaatgtgacGCTTGCCCTCCACTTGTTGTGTGAGCGGGCCAACCCCACTTCACCCTGGCTGCCGTACATCCGCACTCTTCCTCAGGAGTACGACACGCCGCTGTACTACCAGCAGGACGaggtgcagctgctgctgggcaCACAGGCAGTGCAGGATGTCCTGAGTCAGTATAAAAACACTGCACGTCAGTACGCCTACTTCTACAAACTGGTACAG ACTCATCCTGCTGCCAGCAAACTGGCCCTGAAGGACAGCTTCACATTTGATGActacag GTGGGCGGTGTCTTCAGTGATGACCCGTCAGAACCAGATCCCTACTGAGGACGGCAGCCGGGTCACTCTGGCCCTCATCCCCCTCTGGGACATGTGTAATCACACCAATGGACTG ATCACCACTGGATACAACCTGGAGGATGATCGCTGTGAATGTGTGGCACTGCAGGACTACAAGGAAAATGACCAG ATCTACATCTTCTATGGCACGAGATCCAATGCTGAGTTTGTCATTCACAACGGTTTCTTCTTCCAAGACAACGCCCACGACCGAGTGAAGATCAAGCTGGGTGTTAGTAAGAGTGAACGCCTTTACGCCATGAAGGCCGAAGTGTTGGCCCGAGCCGGCATCCCAGC gtccTGTGTCTTTGCTCTGCACTGTAATGAACCCCCCATTTCAGCCCAACTCTTAGCCTTCCTCAGAGTCTTCTGCATGACAGAGG aGGAACTGAAGGACTACCTGCTTGGAGATCGTGCCATTAATAAGATCTTCACCCTGGGCAACAGTGAGTTCCCTGTCAGCTGGGAGAACGAAATAAAGTTGTGGACTTTTCTGGAGACCcgagctgctctgctgctcaaGACCTACAAGACCACCTCAGAG GAGGATCGCTCCATGTTGGAGAAACCTGATCTATCTGTGCATTCTCGCGTTGCCATCCAGCTTCGCCTGGCTGAGAAGCAGATCTTGGAGAAGGTGTCAGCCAGCGGACGGGCCAAGCGTCTGCATTTCcagaagaagctggaggagggGGCACCTTTGCCTCACTATGAGGAGAGCGATATTGCTTTGCTAGAGAATACCAATGCAGATGCAAAGCTTCCTATAATCCTGCGCaagctggaggaggtggaggaaggccAGGAGATTGAGGTGGAGGAGCACAGTCACCTCCTGAATGGGGAGAAGGTGATGTACGGGATGGAGGCTAATGGAGAGACAGTGCAGGAGAAGGTCAGCAGAGATGTTCGTTCAGCTTTGGACTCGACCGGAAGTGCAGACCAGAAAGGCCAAAGGGAAGTTGCCGACCGAAGTGCCAGTCGAACTGAAGAGAATCCCAAAGAGAGGAGTGAATAA
- the LOC121196901 gene encoding E3 SUMO-protein ligase ZBED1-like: protein MVDRFLEQQPAVYAVLLSPQVRKGAHDICTLSEADVSGAEHLVKVLKPMKLATTTMSEESMPTFSVIAPLHAQVLADFTPAPEDGLMTCEIKHAIWEDLMKRYTSTKERDTLHIASALDPDFKALPFLSEDEKVETYSRMTTAAASLKVLRQEAQVPEEEGDDMAERHDDDEEDDVVEEVRDKGQKLEEAGPSTRSTTRPSSLTVLLSQTFSVVVTTVQPKSRGLHASGGPFTSSHR, encoded by the exons ATGGTTGATAGGTTCCTTGAACAACAGCCAGCTGTCTATGctgtgctcctctctcctcaa GTGAGAAAAGGTGCACATGACATCTGCACACTGAGTGAGGCAGATGTGTCTGGTGCTGAACACCTAGTGAAGGTACTCAAGCCCATGAAGTTGGCCACCACCACAATGTCTGAAGAGAGCATGCctactttctctgtcattgcCCCACTACATGCACAGGTCCTGGCCGATTTCACCCCTGCACCAGAGGATGGCCTGATGACCTGTGAAATCAAGCATGCCATCTGGGAAGATTTAATGAAGAGATATACATCTACAAAAGAGAGGGACACACTCCATATAGCATCTGCCCTCGACCCAGACTTTAAAGCTCTACCATTCCTTTCAGAGGATGAAAAAGTAGAGACATACAGCAGAATGACTACAGCAGCTGCATCCCTCAAG GTGCTGAGGCAAGAGGCTCAAGTCCCTGAAGAGGAAGGTGATGACATGGCTGAGaggcatgatgatgatgaggaggatgatgtAGTTGAGGAGGTTCGAGACAAAGGCCAGAAGCTGGAGGAGGCCGGCCCCTCCACTCGCTCCACCACAAGGCCATCTTCACTGACTGTACTTCTGAGCCAAACCTTTAGTGTTGTTGTCACCACAGTGCAGCCCAAGTCAAGAGGTTTGCATGCATCTGGAGGCCCCTTCACTTCCTCTCACAGATGA